From one Syngnathoides biaculeatus isolate LvHL_M chromosome 12, ASM1980259v1, whole genome shotgun sequence genomic stretch:
- the rgra gene encoding retinal G protein coupled receptor a isoform X2 — translation MGFFLNAVTVAAFLKVRELRTPSNFLVFSLAMADMGISMNATVAAFSSFLRYWPYGSEGCQTHGFQGFVTALASIHFIAAIAWDRYHQYCTRTKLQWSSAITLVVFIWLFSAFWSAMPLIGWGEYDYEPLRTCCTLDYSKGDRNYVSYLIPMSVFNMAIQVFVVMSSYQSIAQKFKKTGNTKFNPSTPLKTMLLCWGPYGLLAFYAAVENANLVSPKLRMMAPILAKTSPTFNVFLYALGNENYRGGIWQFLTGEKIEVPQIDNKSK, via the exons ATGGGCTTCTTCCTCAACGCGGTGACCGTGGCCGCTTTCCTGAAGGTGAGGGAGCTGAGGACCCCCAGCAATTTTCTGGTCTTCAGCCTGGCCATGGCCGACATGGGCATCTCCATGAACGCCACCGTGGCGGCGTTCTCCAGCTTCCTCAG GTACTGGCCGTACGGCTCCGAGGGATGCCAGACTCACGGCTTCCAGGGGTTCGTGACGGCTCTCGCCAGCATCCACTTCATCGCCGCCATCGCCTGGGATCGATACCACCAGTACTGCACGA GGACGAAACTGCAGTGGAGCAGCGCCATCACTCTGGTCGTCTTCATCTGGCTCTTCAGCGCCTTCTGGTCCGCCATGCCTCTCATCGGCTGGGGCGAGTACGACTACGAGCCCCTCCGGACGTGCTGCACGCTGGACTACAGCAAAGGCGACAG GAACTACGTCTCCTACTTGATCCCCATGAGCGTCTTCAACATGGCCATCCAGGTGTTTGTTGTCATGTCCTCCTACCAGTCCATTGCGCAGAAATTCAAGAAGACTGGAAACACCAAG TTCAACCCAAGTACTCCCCTGAAGACCATGCTGCTGTGCTGGGGCCCCTACGGCCTCCTGGCCTTCTACGCCGCGGTGGAGAACGCCAACCTGGTCTCGCCCAAGCTCAGGATG ATGGCCCCCATCCTGGCCAAGACCTCCCCCACCTTCAACGTCTTCCTGTACGCTCTGGGCAACGAGAACTACCGAGGGGGCATCTGGCAGTTCCTCACCGGGGAGAAGATCGAAGTGCCTCAAATTGACAACAAGTCCAAATAA
- the rgra gene encoding retinal G protein coupled receptor a isoform X1 has protein sequence MVSSYPLPEGFSEFDVFSLGSCLLVEGLMGFFLNAVTVAAFLKVRELRTPSNFLVFSLAMADMGISMNATVAAFSSFLRYWPYGSEGCQTHGFQGFVTALASIHFIAAIAWDRYHQYCTRTKLQWSSAITLVVFIWLFSAFWSAMPLIGWGEYDYEPLRTCCTLDYSKGDRNYVSYLIPMSVFNMAIQVFVVMSSYQSIAQKFKKTGNTKFNPSTPLKTMLLCWGPYGLLAFYAAVENANLVSPKLRMMAPILAKTSPTFNVFLYALGNENYRGGIWQFLTGEKIEVPQIDNKSK, from the exons ATGGTCTCGTCGTACCCTTTACCGGAGGGCTTCTCCGAGTTTGATGTCTTCTCCCTGGGATCGTGCCTGCTGGTCGAGG GTCTGATGGGCTTCTTCCTCAACGCGGTGACCGTGGCCGCTTTCCTGAAGGTGAGGGAGCTGAGGACCCCCAGCAATTTTCTGGTCTTCAGCCTGGCCATGGCCGACATGGGCATCTCCATGAACGCCACCGTGGCGGCGTTCTCCAGCTTCCTCAG GTACTGGCCGTACGGCTCCGAGGGATGCCAGACTCACGGCTTCCAGGGGTTCGTGACGGCTCTCGCCAGCATCCACTTCATCGCCGCCATCGCCTGGGATCGATACCACCAGTACTGCACGA GGACGAAACTGCAGTGGAGCAGCGCCATCACTCTGGTCGTCTTCATCTGGCTCTTCAGCGCCTTCTGGTCCGCCATGCCTCTCATCGGCTGGGGCGAGTACGACTACGAGCCCCTCCGGACGTGCTGCACGCTGGACTACAGCAAAGGCGACAG GAACTACGTCTCCTACTTGATCCCCATGAGCGTCTTCAACATGGCCATCCAGGTGTTTGTTGTCATGTCCTCCTACCAGTCCATTGCGCAGAAATTCAAGAAGACTGGAAACACCAAG TTCAACCCAAGTACTCCCCTGAAGACCATGCTGCTGTGCTGGGGCCCCTACGGCCTCCTGGCCTTCTACGCCGCGGTGGAGAACGCCAACCTGGTCTCGCCCAAGCTCAGGATG ATGGCCCCCATCCTGGCCAAGACCTCCCCCACCTTCAACGTCTTCCTGTACGCTCTGGGCAACGAGAACTACCGAGGGGGCATCTGGCAGTTCCTCACCGGGGAGAAGATCGAAGTGCCTCAAATTGACAACAAGTCCAAATAA
- the lrit1a gene encoding leucine-rich repeat, immunoglobulin-like domain and transmembrane domain-containing protein 1a, whose product MFLVLVVGVYAAAGGLFSPVSSCPSQCSCFYHNLSDGSKARSVICNDPEISLVPVGFPADTSKLRIEKTAIRRIPSEAFSSLSGLEFLWMSFNALSALTTDSFRGLLSLEELRLDGNALAAFPWESLADMPSLRLLDLHNNQLTSLPAEATAHIRNLTYLDLSSNSLLTLPVAVLANWLAAKPAQGPESSKMILGLHDNPWACDCRLYDLVQFQKSPTLAVAFIDTRLRCSAPESVSGVLFSDAELRRCQPPQIHTAVARVRSAVGNNVLLRCGTIGVPIPDLTWRRADKRALNGTVQQETSKDGITWSILSVPAVSYRDSGKYVCKATNYAGNAEAVISLVVSNSPKVEGNQTSNEKKAKVKKSNPVGKAAYQEKLVARYVAATSTPTSPPPALDPGLAPEVPGPGLDSSGPSPDPAASSNADALLDLEKTNLSNLAANASSLQQDPEQVVRSVKVVGDTDNTISLNWRAPKAKNTTAFSVLYAVFGERDMRKINVGAGQNRVTIEGLVPRTKYIACVCVRGLIPKKEQCVIFSTDEAASATGTQKLINVIVITVACIIAVPLTVIVCCGALKRRIQKYWGKKSKDIQDSYVTFETLSPGTKAKGLEGEYLNRLNPEESNRLLSARSSLDSEATAKIEGQPNEYFC is encoded by the exons ATGTTCCTCGTCCTGGTCGTGGGGGTCTACGCGGCCGCGGGGGGGCTTTTCTCCCCGGTGAGCAGCTGCCCGTCCCAGTGCAGCTGTTTCTACCACAACCTGAGTGACGGCTCCAAGGCCAG GAGCGTGATTTGCAACGATCCCGAGATCTCGCTTGTGCCCGTCGGCTTCCCGGCGGACACGTCCAAGCTCCGCATCGAGAAGACGGCCATCCGGCGGATACCGAGCGAAGCCTTCAGCTCCCTCTCGGGTCTGGAGTTCCTGTGGATGTCCTTCAACGCGCTGTCGGCGCTGACCACCGACAGCTTCCGCGGACTCCTCAGCCTGGAGGAGCTGCGCCTGGACGGCAACGCGCTGGCCGCCTTCCCCTGGGAGTCCCTCGCGGACATGCCCAGTCTGAGACTGCTGGACTTGCACAACAACCAGCTCACCTCGCTTCCCGCCGAGGCCACCGCGCACATCAGGAACCTCACCTACCTGGACTTGTCCAGCAACAGTTTGCTAACGCTGCCCGTCGCCGTGCTGGCCAACTGGCTGGCGGCCAAACCCGCCCAAGGACCGGAGAGCTCCAAAATGATCCTGG GTCTCCACGACAACCCGTGGGCGTGCGACTGCCGCCTGTacgacttggtccagttccagAAGTCCCCCACTCTGGCCGTGGCGTTCATCGACACCAGGCTGCGCTGCTCGGCCCCCGAGAGCGTGTCGGGCGTCCTGTTCAGCGACGCCGAGCTGCGGCGCTGCCAGCCGCCGCAAATCCACACGGCGGTGGCGCGGGTCCGCAGCGCGGTCGGCAACAACGTGCTGCTCCGCTGCGGGACCATCGGGGTGCCCATCCCTGACCTGACGTGGAGGAGGGCGGACAAGCGAGCCCTCAACGGAACGG TCCAGCAGGAAACGTCCAAAGATGGAATCACCTGGTCCATCCTGAGTGTCCCGGCCGTGTCTTACCGCGACTCAGGGAAGTACGTGTGCAAGGCGACAAACTACGCCGGGAACGCCGAAGCTGTCATTTCCTTAGTGGTGTCTAATTCTCCAAAAGTGGAAGGCAATCAAACCAGCAACGAGAAGAAGGCCAAAGTCAAAAAGTCCAACCCGGTGGGAAAAGCAGCCTACCAGGAGAAACTGGTGGCCCGATATGTGGCGGCAACCTCCACGCCTACATCCCCGCCGCCAGCCCTGGATCCCGGCCTCGCGCCTGAAGTTCCTGGGCCCGGTTTGGACAGTTCCGGTCCTTCTCCCGACCCGGCCGCGTCGTCCAATGCGGACGCACTGCTGGATCTGGAGAAGACTAACCTCAGCAACCTGGCGGCAAACGCCTCGTCCCTCCAGCAGGACCCGGAGCAGGTGGTCCGCTCAGTGAAGGTGGTGGGGGACACGGACAATACGATCTCCCTCAACTGGCGAGCTCCGAAGGCCAAGAACACGACCGCCTTCAGTGTGCTGTATGCCGTGTTCGGAGAGAGGGACATGAGGAAGATCAACGTGGGGGCGGGCCAGAACAGGGTGACCATCGAAGGCCTGGTCCCCAGGACCAAGTACATCGCCTGCGTATGCGTGAGGGGGCTGATCCCCAAGAAGGAACAGTGCGTCATCTTCTCCACAGACGAGGCGGCCAGCGCCACGGGCACCCAGAAGCTGATCAACGTGATCGTGATCACAGTGGCTTGCATCATCGCCGTCCCCCTCACAGTCATCGTGTGCTGTGGCGCCTTGAAGAGGCGGATCCAGAAGtactgggggaaaaaatccaAGGACATCCAAGATTCCTATGTGACCTTTGAGACCTTGTCACCCGGGACCAAAGCCAAAGGGCTGGAGGGGGAATACTTGAACAGACTCAACCCGGAAGAGTCCAACAGGCTGCTGTCCGCCCGCTCCAGCCTGGACTCCGAGGCCACGGCTAAGATTGAAGGACAGCCCAACGAGTACTTCTGCTGA
- the lrit2 gene encoding leucine-rich repeat, immunoglobulin-like domain and transmembrane domain-containing protein 2 produces the protein MDRICYLLVTVLLHVQGYESFSQCLRGCSCIEDRHGRSLICMEENAFGAIPENIPHDMSKIRIEKSHFTEIRRGAFSRTPALENLWLNFNNITLINSKALEGLGNLTELRLQGNKLRSMPWTAFEDTPSLKILDLKRNQLDVLPEHALKNLPDLTYLDISFNRLTVISKEVFQNWPLYQKLQSAEKQEASSSGPNVVLALHDNPWLCDCRLKGFVEFIRSLSPPIILMNSYLTCSGPDFRAGKFFHEVELQTCARPAVTAPSPNVSLPLGANATLRCLAKARPDPAVWWTYGLKIIRGFHESRERVDEDTIRSALIIPSLHAADRGVYTCSAVNFIGNSSVSIHVDVVSPDGSRSPPLPGSPPDDENVYIDIRIAKQTVRGIAIEWFAVLDHPDQTWFTIHLGRANAEKKETIYIGPGIRSYSVSDLMPATKYEICVTLKNRTPRPGQCVVFVTGSDITEMEQREKLIHIVVIVLAMVLAVPVGMYACTTDAKFTCLEGLMAFWKKRRGERGSAGLARERQGTFDSLQAASDEGLVRKESSEDRKVRWRSDDRPLKSKADHSRITAELY, from the exons ATGGACAGGATTTGTTACCTGCTAGTTACCGTTTTGCTTCACGTTCAAGGGTATGAAAGTTTTTCTCAGTGCTTGCGGGGGTGTAGTTGTATAGAAGACCGTCATGGAAG GTCTCTCATATGCATGGAGGAGAATGCGTTCGGGGCCATTCCGGAGAACATCCCGCACGATATGAGCAAAATCCGAATCGAAAAATCCCACTTCACTGAAATCAGGCGTGGGGCTTTCTCCAGAACACCCGCCTTAGAGAACTTGTGGTTGAACTTCAACAACATCACCCTGATCAACTCCAAAGCTCTGGAAGGTTTGGGCAACCTGACCGAGCTCCGCCTGCAAGGGAACAAGTTGCGCTCCATGCCATGGACGGCGTTCGAGGACACCCCGAGTCTAAAGATCCTGGACCTGAAGCGCAACCAGCTAGATGTGCTGCCGGAACATGCGTTAAAGAATTTGCCGGATCTGACCTACTTAGACATATCCTTCAATCGGCTTACGGTCATATCCAAGGAGGTCTTCCAAAACTGGCCCCTGTACCAAAAACTGCAGAGCGCAGAGAAGCAGGAGGCGAGCTCCTCCGGGCCGAACGTCGTCCTCGCGCTCCACGACAACCCCTGGCTTTGCGACTGCCGCCTCAAGGGCTTCGTGGAGTTCATCCGCTCCCTCAGCCCCCCGATTATACTGATGAACTCCTACTTGACCTGCTCCGGGCCGGATTTTAGGGCGGGCAAGTTCTTCCACGAGGTCGAGCTGCAGACCTGCGCGAGGCCCGCGGTCACCGCCCCGTCGCCCAACGTCAGCCTGCCGCTCGGCGCCAACGCCACGCTGCGCTGCCTCGCCAAGGCTCGGCCGGACCCCGCGGTGTGGTGGACATATGGTCTGAAGATAATCAGAGGATTTCATG AGTCTCGGGAGAGAGTGGACGAAGACACGATCAGATCCGCCCTGATCATCCCTTCGCTCCACGCGGCCGACCGGGGCGTCTACACCTGCAGCGCCGTCAACTTCATCGGAAACTCCTCGGTGAGCATCCACGTGGACGTCGTCTCTCCCGACGGCTCACGCTCGCCTCCCCTCCCCGGCTCGCCGCCGGATGACGAGAACGTCTACATCGACATCCGTATCGCCAAACAGACGGTACGCGGCATCGCCATCGAGTGGTTCGCCGTTTTGGATCACCCCGACCAGACGTGGTTCACCATCCATTTGGGTCGCGCCAACGCCGAAAAGAAAGAGACCATCTACATCGGGCCGGGCATCCGTTCCTACTCCGTCTCTGACCTGATGCCCGCCACCAAATACGAGATCTGCGTGACGCTCAAGAACCGGACGCCGCGGCCCGGCCAGTGCGTGGTGTTCGTCACCGGAAGCGACATCACCGAGATGGAGCAGCGGGAGAAGCTGATCCACATCGTGGTCATCGTCCTGGCCATGGTGCTGGCCGTGCCCGTCGGCATGTACGCCTGCACCACCGACGCAAAGTTCACCTGCCTGGAGGGCCTGATGGCGTTCTGGAAGAAGCGGCGCGGCGAAAGGGGATCGGCCGGGTTGGCGCGCGAGAGGCAAGGCACCTTCGACAGCCTGCAGGCGGCCAGCGACGAGGGCCTGGTCCGCAAAGAGTCCAGTGAGGACCGGAAGGTGAGGTGGAGGTCAGATGACAGGCCGCTTAAGAGCAAGGCCGACCACAGCAGAATCACTGCAGAACTGTACTAA